The following coding sequences are from one Roseburia hominis A2-183 window:
- a CDS encoding alpha/beta hydrolase, translating to MRENEASIRGRVVRDLIAHTTNDLLIGKKIKNGELRKQIGTAEPPWKCPECFTMQTIEMEHFTMELLESKENANRDKIILQLHGGGYVGAMRNAYRMFAGLYNEVSHGMSVLTPDYRVAPEHPYPAALEDAVCAYEWLLAQGWFSEQIIVAGDSAGGGLAMALCHYLINHGRQLPCGIIAMSPWTDLTASGESYDTNYERDPLFGKTRDSLIYNRDYVGDHDPMDEYISPMFGDFRGFPPMLIQVGSYEMLLSDSVDVAAKARGQGVKVRLSIYDGMFHIFQMAAKMLPESRKAWVEIGKFIEILLRE from the coding sequence ATGAGAGAAAATGAGGCGAGTATCCGCGGCAGAGTCGTGAGGGATCTGATCGCGCATACGACGAATGATTTGCTGATTGGGAAAAAGATAAAAAATGGGGAACTCCGCAAACAGATCGGAACGGCGGAACCTCCGTGGAAGTGTCCGGAATGCTTTACCATGCAGACGATCGAGATGGAACATTTTACCATGGAGCTTTTAGAGTCGAAGGAGAATGCGAACCGCGACAAAATCATTTTGCAGCTGCACGGCGGCGGATATGTCGGGGCGATGCGCAATGCATACCGCATGTTTGCCGGATTGTACAATGAGGTCAGCCACGGCATGAGCGTGCTCACGCCGGATTACCGCGTGGCACCGGAGCATCCGTATCCGGCGGCGCTCGAGGATGCCGTGTGCGCGTATGAATGGCTACTTGCGCAGGGATGGTTTTCGGAGCAGATCATTGTGGCGGGAGATTCGGCGGGCGGCGGACTTGCGATGGCACTCTGCCACTATCTGATCAATCACGGCAGACAGCTTCCGTGCGGAATCATTGCCATGTCGCCGTGGACGGATCTGACGGCAAGCGGGGAGTCTTACGATACCAACTACGAGAGGGATCCCCTGTTTGGAAAGACCAGGGACAGCCTGATCTACAATCGGGATTATGTGGGAGACCACGACCCGATGGATGAATATATATCACCGATGTTTGGCGATTTCAGAGGATTTCCGCCGATGCTGATACAGGTGGGATCGTATGAGATGCTGTTGTCGGATTCTGTGGATGTCGCCGCGAAGGCGAGAGGACAGGGCGTAAAAGTGCGCTTAAGTATCTATGACGGGATGTTCCACATTTTCCAGATGGCAGCAAAGATGCTGCCGGAATCCAGAAAAGCGTGGGTCGAGATCGGTAAATTTATCGAGATTCTGCTCCGGGAATAG
- a CDS encoding DUF6320 domain-containing protein, with the protein MSRCKQCNVEILDETERCPLCHSVLEKTVEVENMYPNVRTMTRRLALLSRIYLFVAILVEALLIYLNVLSDSEMFWSAIPGLAMLYGYLVLRYAILGKSGYKGKIIVLTLIAILMVVAIDFVVGYRGWSVNYALPSAILLVDAGILILMCINRRNWQSYMMWQIFMILCSVVPLVLYAVGIVTAPLLALLAFAFSTALFLGTLIIGDRRARTELRRRFHVR; encoded by the coding sequence ATGAGTAGATGCAAGCAATGTAATGTGGAAATATTAGACGAGACGGAGCGCTGTCCGCTTTGCCATTCGGTGCTGGAGAAGACGGTTGAGGTGGAAAACATGTATCCGAATGTGCGGACGATGACGAGGCGTCTGGCGTTGCTTAGCCGCATCTATCTGTTCGTGGCGATTCTTGTGGAGGCGCTTTTGATCTATCTGAATGTACTCAGCGACTCGGAGATGTTCTGGAGTGCGATTCCGGGGCTGGCGATGTTGTACGGCTATCTGGTGCTGCGCTATGCCATATTGGGAAAATCCGGCTACAAGGGCAAGATCATCGTGTTGACGCTGATCGCCATCCTGATGGTTGTGGCGATTGACTTCGTGGTGGGGTACCGCGGCTGGTCTGTCAACTATGCGCTTCCATCCGCCATTCTTTTAGTGGATGCGGGAATTCTCATTCTGATGTGCATCAACCGGCGCAACTGGCAGAGCTACATGATGTGGCAGATTTTTATGATTCTCTGCAGCGTTGTCCCGCTGGTCTTGTATGCGGTGGGGATCGTGACGGCGCCGCTTCTTGCCTTGCTGGCGTTTGCATTTTCTACGGCACTGTTTTTGGGTACGCTGATCATAGGAGACCGGAGGGCAAGGACGGAACTGCGGCGAAGATTTCATGTCCGCTGA
- a CDS encoding cadherin-like beta sandwich domain-containing protein, whose translation MKKKIAMMMMALSLTFGVVGVPQTVFAASGSTSVSVSSGSVNIGDTVTVTVKASGPSGEKANATMTLSYDSSVLQFVSCNTTYGGGGGSVMATGESYTVTLKAVSAGNSSLSVSANDGVIFDSNEEMDSMSGSSASVTVKNAASTNTDSGNNSSSNSGTSNGNGTSAGGNGDSAANTGETTGKQSADNSLKELTISTGTLSPAFNGKTLTYSATVGSDVTNIAVSATPVNEKAVVESVTGNTNLKSGDNTIKIVVKAENGVTATYTVNVTKQGTSSGETTASDEGEVETTEETDSSENTVTANGISYVIAENFATENVPADFSETTVNYQGADYRGVSYDKGSVVMLYLVQDGAEESTGSFFVYDSTRDTLYPFVKMVNGEHYVIALLPPVDYTMPDTMQQTQLTLADGSLVTAYQETQEEGSEVESEFYTFYGVNSDGTEGWYQYDSIEETYQRVNTGTTVSSDGLQDEDAAYLQEEYLALSEKYKKEKAFSRTAIGILIFLLAVMAVVLVNLLLHRREADRDDLDEDDIMDDGVSEHDDTEELLDENQDDVIEEPEKDSRKKWHWKKRSAADAGDADEFDEQEEREEKTKTQESDDDAFDDAFDEDDIEEEEPPKKRFGFWKRKSDDLDDDLFDDDDAYEDDDAYGDDDDTYGDDDAYGDDDDTYGDSDAPDDEKEKVSGGKDQKNKQDDELDIIDFNDL comes from the coding sequence ATGAAGAAAAAAATAGCAATGATGATGATGGCGCTTAGCCTGACATTCGGGGTTGTCGGAGTGCCGCAGACGGTATTCGCGGCGAGCGGATCAACATCTGTCTCGGTGTCGTCAGGAAGTGTCAATATCGGTGATACGGTTACAGTTACAGTAAAAGCGAGCGGTCCATCCGGCGAAAAGGCGAATGCGACCATGACGCTGTCTTATGATTCGAGTGTGCTGCAGTTTGTGAGTTGCAATACCACATACGGCGGAGGCGGCGGAAGCGTGATGGCGACGGGAGAAAGCTACACGGTGACATTAAAAGCTGTGAGTGCGGGAAATTCCTCCCTCTCTGTCTCTGCCAACGACGGAGTGATCTTTGACTCCAATGAGGAGATGGATTCCATGTCGGGCAGCAGTGCATCGGTCACAGTAAAGAATGCAGCAAGTACAAATACAGATTCAGGCAATAATAGTAGCAGTAACAGTGGAACCTCCAACGGAAACGGAACATCAGCGGGTGGAAACGGGGATTCTGCGGCGAATACTGGAGAGACAACAGGAAAACAGTCTGCGGATAATTCTCTGAAAGAGTTGACCATTTCAACGGGAACGCTCTCGCCGGCATTTAACGGGAAAACGCTGACTTATAGTGCTACAGTGGGAAGCGATGTAACCAATATCGCCGTATCTGCCACACCGGTCAATGAAAAAGCGGTCGTGGAGTCGGTTACGGGAAATACCAATCTGAAAAGTGGAGATAACACCATTAAGATTGTAGTCAAGGCGGAAAATGGCGTGACCGCAACCTATACCGTGAATGTGACAAAGCAGGGAACCTCGTCCGGAGAGACAACGGCATCCGATGAGGGGGAAGTGGAGACAACAGAGGAGACGGACAGCAGTGAAAACACGGTTACGGCAAATGGCATTTCCTATGTAATTGCAGAAAATTTTGCAACAGAGAATGTTCCTGCAGATTTTTCGGAGACAACCGTCAATTATCAGGGGGCGGATTATCGGGGCGTGAGTTATGACAAGGGATCTGTGGTCATGCTTTATCTGGTGCAGGACGGAGCGGAAGAGAGCACAGGAAGCTTCTTTGTATATGACAGCACAAGAGATACCCTGTATCCGTTTGTAAAAATGGTCAATGGGGAACACTATGTGATAGCGCTTCTGCCACCGGTGGATTATACGATGCCGGATACGATGCAGCAGACACAGCTTACGCTGGCGGACGGAAGTCTTGTGACGGCATATCAGGAGACCCAGGAGGAAGGGTCTGAGGTGGAATCGGAGTTCTATACCTTTTACGGAGTGAATTCTGACGGAACGGAAGGCTGGTACCAGTACGACTCCATAGAGGAGACCTATCAGCGCGTAAATACAGGGACAACTGTATCTTCCGACGGACTGCAGGACGAGGATGCGGCCTATCTGCAGGAGGAATATCTGGCGCTGTCCGAGAAATATAAAAAAGAAAAAGCGTTTTCCAGAACCGCGATTGGCATATTGATATTTCTGCTGGCGGTAATGGCAGTGGTACTTGTTAACCTGTTACTGCACAGGAGGGAAGCGGATAGAGATGACCTGGATGAGGATGACATTATGGATGACGGTGTCTCAGAGCATGATGATACAGAAGAACTGCTGGATGAAAACCAGGATGATGTGATCGAGGAACCGGAAAAGGATTCCCGGAAAAAGTGGCACTGGAAGAAGCGCTCTGCTGCAGATGCCGGGGATGCAGATGAATTCGACGAACAGGAAGAGAGAGAAGAGAAAACGAAAACGCAGGAATCTGACGATGACGCGTTCGATGATGCATTCGATGAGGATGACATCGAGGAGGAAGAGCCGCCGAAGAAGAGATTCGGTTTCTGGAAGCGGAAGTCTGACGATCTGGATGACGATCTGTTTGATGATGACGACGCGTACGAGGATGATGACGCGTACGGGGATGACGATGACACGTATGGGGATGATGACGCGTACGGGGATGACGATGACACGTACGGGGACAGCGATGCGCCGGACGATGAAAAAGAAAAAGTTTCAGGCGGCAAAGACCAGAAAAACAAGCAAGACGATGAGCTGGATATCATAGATTTTAATGATCTGTAA
- a CDS encoding radical SAM protein, translated as MKMCTLCPRNCAVDRAGGERGICGQTEQLKVARAALHYWEEPCISGKSGSGAVFFSGCALHCVFCQNRSIANGTAGKEITKERLAEIFLELQEKGANNINLVTPGHFAPQITEALRRAKKEGLRLPVVYNTSSYESADTIKSLEGLVDIYLPDFKYISPALSAKYSHAPDYADVAKAAVAEMVRQCPRPVFDGDEAEDPIEEGLLMRQGVIVRHLLLPGCTRDSKAVIKYLYETYGNQIYLSIMNQYTPLENVSAYPELNRKVTDEEYEEVVDYAIGLGVEQGFIQEGETAEESFIPAFDGEGV; from the coding sequence ATGAAAATGTGTACATTGTGTCCTAGAAACTGCGCAGTGGACCGTGCGGGCGGAGAGCGCGGCATCTGCGGACAGACCGAACAGCTGAAGGTTGCGCGTGCGGCGCTTCATTACTGGGAGGAACCCTGCATCTCCGGGAAAAGCGGCTCCGGCGCGGTATTTTTCTCCGGCTGTGCCCTGCATTGTGTGTTCTGCCAGAACCGTAGCATCGCAAACGGGACGGCAGGAAAGGAGATTACCAAGGAGCGTCTGGCAGAAATATTCCTGGAACTGCAGGAAAAAGGGGCGAATAATATCAATCTGGTGACGCCGGGACATTTTGCACCGCAGATTACGGAGGCATTGCGCCGTGCAAAAAAGGAAGGACTGCGGCTTCCCGTCGTTTACAATACGAGCAGTTATGAGAGTGCGGATACGATCAAAAGTCTGGAAGGACTTGTGGATATCTACCTGCCGGACTTTAAATATATAAGTCCGGCGCTCAGTGCAAAATATTCACACGCTCCGGATTATGCCGACGTGGCCAAAGCGGCGGTTGCGGAGATGGTGCGCCAGTGCCCGAGACCCGTGTTTGACGGAGACGAAGCAGAAGACCCGATCGAGGAGGGACTTCTGATGAGACAGGGCGTTATCGTGCGTCACCTGCTGCTGCCGGGCTGTACCAGGGACTCTAAGGCGGTGATAAAATACCTGTATGAAACCTACGGCAATCAGATATATCTGAGCATCATGAACCAGTATACGCCGTTGGAAAATGTCAGCGCCTACCCGGAGCTGAACCGGAAAGTCACGGACGAGGAATATGAGGAGGTCGTCGATTATGCGATCGGACTGGGGGTAGAGCAGGGATTTATTCAGGAGGGGGAGACGGCAGAAGAGAGCTTCATCCCGGCGTTTGACGGCGAAGGCGTATAA
- a CDS encoding ATP-dependent Clp protease ATP-binding subunit — protein sequence MQTAYTAKAKKAIDIATRISKSLHHSYIGTEHILLGLLKEGTGVASQVLADNGVEYDKVLELIEELIAPGNAVAVLEDGLSPRAAHVLEVSKAEAARFHSEKIGTEHLLIAMIKETECVASRLLNTLSVNVQKMYVDTLIAMGEDVSQYKDEFQNGKPGKRRNAEGTPALDQFSRDLTELARAGKLDPVVGRETEIDRVIQILSRRSKNNPCLIGEPGVGKTAIVEGIAERIAGGMVPDTVLGKRVVSLDLSGIVAGSKYRGEFEERIKKVLAEVAKAGNVLLFIDEIHTIIGAGGAEGAIDASNILKPALARGEVQVIGATTIEEYRKYIEKDAALERRFQPVVVEEPTEEEAISILKGLRGQYESHHHVTITDEAVEAAVRLSARYINDRFLPDKAIDLMDEAAAKVRLHVGGDPKEAAELRREIAELQETLEEALSGGDLETARESQAKRQELEEKLEKLNTKAKQGGRRHHQTVGEDEIADVVSGWTKIPVKKLTEGEAARLKKLEATLHKRVIGQEEAVSAVAKAVRRGRVGLKDPKRPIGSFLFLGPTGVGKTEISKALAEAVFGQEQAMIRIDMSEYMEKHSVSKMIGSPPGYVGHEDGGQLSEKVRRNPYAVILFDEIEKAHPDVFNILLQVLDDGHITDSQGRKVDFKNTIIIMTSNAGAQAIVEPKKLGFASGNDEKQNYERMKGSVMEEVRRIFKPEFLNRIDETIVFRALNKDDMKQIVGLMTKELAKRCETQLGITLVVRDAAKQYIVDKAYDPKYGARPLRRKIQDEIEDPLAEKLLDGSIRRGDEVIVTTKKNAIFLESKKK from the coding sequence ATGCAGACAGCATATACAGCAAAGGCAAAAAAGGCGATTGATATTGCAACGCGGATATCAAAGTCATTGCATCACAGTTATATCGGCACGGAGCACATACTGCTTGGCCTGTTGAAAGAGGGAACTGGTGTGGCAAGCCAGGTACTTGCCGACAATGGTGTAGAGTATGATAAGGTGCTGGAACTGATCGAGGAGCTGATTGCACCGGGGAATGCGGTTGCGGTTCTGGAGGACGGATTGTCCCCGAGAGCGGCGCATGTGCTTGAGGTATCCAAAGCGGAGGCGGCGCGTTTCCACTCGGAGAAGATTGGAACAGAACACCTTTTAATTGCGATGATCAAGGAGACGGAATGTGTGGCGTCCAGACTGTTGAATACATTGTCTGTCAATGTGCAGAAAATGTATGTGGACACCCTGATCGCGATGGGCGAGGATGTAAGCCAGTATAAGGATGAATTCCAGAACGGAAAACCCGGAAAGCGGAGAAATGCGGAGGGAACGCCGGCGCTGGATCAGTTTTCCAGAGATCTGACAGAACTTGCGCGCGCCGGAAAGCTCGATCCGGTGGTCGGCAGAGAGACGGAGATCGACCGCGTCATCCAGATTTTAAGCCGGAGAAGCAAGAACAATCCGTGCCTGATCGGAGAACCCGGCGTAGGAAAAACGGCGATTGTAGAGGGAATCGCAGAGCGCATTGCGGGCGGAATGGTTCCAGATACGGTGCTTGGAAAAAGAGTGGTTTCCCTGGATCTTTCCGGGATTGTGGCAGGCTCAAAGTACAGAGGTGAATTTGAGGAGCGCATCAAGAAGGTGCTGGCAGAGGTGGCGAAAGCTGGAAACGTCCTGCTGTTCATTGATGAGATTCATACCATCATCGGGGCGGGCGGAGCGGAAGGCGCGATTGATGCATCCAACATTTTAAAACCTGCACTTGCGAGAGGCGAGGTGCAGGTGATCGGCGCGACGACCATCGAAGAGTACCGCAAATATATCGAAAAAGATGCAGCTTTGGAGCGGCGTTTCCAGCCAGTCGTTGTGGAGGAGCCGACGGAGGAAGAAGCCATTTCCATATTAAAGGGACTGCGTGGGCAGTATGAGAGCCACCACCATGTGACGATTACGGATGAGGCCGTGGAGGCGGCAGTGCGTCTTTCCGCGCGTTACATCAACGATCGATTCCTCCCGGACAAGGCGATTGACCTGATGGATGAGGCTGCGGCAAAAGTGCGCCTTCATGTGGGCGGAGACCCCAAGGAGGCTGCAGAACTCCGGCGGGAGATTGCGGAGTTGCAGGAGACATTGGAGGAAGCACTTTCCGGCGGAGACCTGGAAACGGCGAGGGAGTCGCAGGCAAAACGCCAGGAACTGGAAGAAAAGTTGGAAAAACTGAATACAAAGGCAAAACAGGGCGGCAGACGGCATCACCAGACCGTCGGAGAGGACGAGATTGCCGATGTGGTGTCGGGATGGACGAAAATCCCGGTGAAGAAGCTTACAGAGGGGGAGGCTGCCAGACTCAAAAAACTGGAGGCAACCCTTCACAAGCGCGTGATCGGACAGGAGGAAGCGGTATCAGCTGTGGCGAAAGCCGTGCGGAGAGGACGCGTCGGATTAAAAGATCCCAAGCGTCCGATCGGCTCGTTCCTTTTTCTGGGACCGACCGGCGTCGGCAAGACCGAGATATCCAAGGCACTGGCGGAAGCTGTCTTTGGACAGGAGCAGGCAATGATCCGCATCGATATGTCTGAGTACATGGAGAAACACAGCGTGTCGAAAATGATCGGTTCGCCGCCTGGATATGTCGGACATGAGGACGGCGGACAGCTGAGTGAGAAAGTGCGGAGAAATCCATACGCCGTGATTCTGTTTGACGAGATAGAGAAGGCACATCCGGATGTGTTTAATATTCTGCTGCAGGTGCTTGACGACGGACATATCACAGATTCCCAGGGAAGAAAAGTGGACTTTAAGAATACCATCATCATTATGACCTCCAACGCGGGAGCGCAGGCGATTGTGGAGCCGAAGAAGCTTGGCTTTGCTTCCGGCAATGACGAGAAGCAGAACTATGAGCGGATGAAGGGCAGCGTGATGGAGGAGGTCCGCAGAATTTTCAAACCGGAATTCCTAAACCGTATTGACGAGACCATTGTATTCAGGGCGCTGAATAAGGACGACATGAAACAGATCGTAGGTCTGATGACAAAAGAACTGGCGAAGCGCTGTGAAACACAACTTGGCATTACACTTGTCGTGCGCGATGCCGCAAAGCAGTACATTGTGGATAAGGCGTATGACCCGAAGTATGGAGCCAGACCGCTGCGGCGCAAGATTCAGGATGAGATTGAGGATCCGCTTGCGGAAAAACTTCTCGACGGAAGCATCCGGCGGGGTGACGAAGTGATCGTCACGACGAAGAAAAATGCAATTTTTCTGGAGTCCAAGAAAAAGTAA
- a CDS encoding 6-phosphofructokinase, giving the protein MNQKNCMVAQSGGPTVAINASLAGVIDGVSASSMYDTVYGSLNGITGILNDDLLNLTELMDGHPEYLSRLAQTPAMYLGSCRYKLPHYLDDDSPYVFIFKQFETYHIEAFFYIGGNDSMDTVLKLSEYGKRIGSSVRIIGIPKTIDNDLCETDHTPGFGSAAKYIASSLLEIAHDTFIYAVKSVTIVEIMGRDAGWLTAAAALARNGYNTAPHLIYLPEVAFDPEDFLLDVKRLLFERNNVIVAVSEGIRDASGNYISASEQSIDTFGHSQLSGAGKTLEFLVKEKLGVKVRSVEINVLQRCAAHLASQTDLDESFALGKKAVALSEEGVTASMVTIERTSNAPYTVDYSYAEIRQIANEAKSVPREWINSAGNDIEQPLLDYLAPLILGESQVSYHNGLPVYMDVSHLSKH; this is encoded by the coding sequence ATGAATCAGAAAAATTGTATGGTAGCCCAGTCCGGCGGTCCTACCGTTGCGATCAACGCAAGTCTTGCCGGTGTCATTGACGGCGTGTCCGCCTCTTCCATGTACGACACCGTTTACGGCTCGCTCAACGGAATCACCGGTATTTTAAACGATGACCTTCTCAACCTCACGGAGCTTATGGACGGTCATCCGGAATATCTTTCCCGCCTTGCGCAGACACCTGCGATGTACTTAGGCTCCTGCCGCTACAAACTTCCCCATTATCTGGATGATGATTCACCCTATGTCTTCATATTTAAGCAGTTTGAAACTTACCACATTGAAGCGTTTTTCTATATCGGCGGCAATGATTCCATGGACACCGTGTTAAAGCTGTCCGAGTACGGAAAACGCATCGGCAGTTCCGTCCGCATTATCGGCATCCCGAAGACCATCGACAATGATCTCTGCGAGACCGATCACACCCCGGGCTTTGGCTCTGCCGCAAAATACATTGCCTCCTCGCTCTTAGAGATCGCGCACGACACCTTTATCTACGCGGTCAAAAGCGTGACCATCGTTGAGATCATGGGACGCGACGCAGGATGGCTGACCGCTGCCGCGGCACTCGCGCGCAACGGATACAACACCGCCCCGCACTTAATCTATCTGCCGGAAGTCGCTTTCGACCCGGAGGATTTCCTTTTAGACGTCAAGCGTCTCCTTTTCGAGCGCAACAATGTCATCGTCGCAGTGTCCGAGGGCATCCGCGACGCCTCCGGCAATTACATCAGCGCGTCCGAGCAGTCCATCGACACGTTCGGTCACAGTCAGTTAAGCGGCGCCGGCAAGACACTTGAGTTCCTTGTCAAGGAAAAGCTTGGTGTCAAGGTGCGTTCCGTGGAAATCAATGTCCTGCAGCGCTGTGCCGCACATCTGGCTTCCCAGACAGACTTAGACGAATCTTTCGCACTCGGCAAAAAAGCCGTCGCACTCTCCGAGGAGGGTGTGACAGCTTCCATGGTCACCATCGAGCGCACTTCAAACGCACCGTATACCGTGGATTACTCCTATGCGGAAATCCGCCAGATCGCCAACGAGGCAAAGAGCGTTCCGAGAGAGTGGATCAACAGTGCCGGCAACGACATCGAACAGCCTCTGCTCGACTATCTTGCTCCGCTGATTCTTGGCGAATCGCAGGTCTCCTATCACAACGGTCTGCCTGTATACATGGATGTGAGCCACCTGTCTAAGCACTAG
- a CDS encoding SH3 domain-containing protein, translating to MNHFIYRKKRKILLAAISMGVLAASISAFHGPEAVYAYTATAGTINDGPVKVRNAPVTGDKLTLLYPGNAVTVTDETAGSDGYTWYQIQMSDGVTGYIRSDFVTLQGTDSSAGQTNADSSAGGTNGVVQNTEKGVYVRSGAGTSYSVVTKVYKGQAVNVGELVSAGGMNWYSVTLVVGGASYSGWICADYVAVNGQTSDDQSQGETTGVTDSEYEAALAAAGFPASYCSALASLHQKYPNWQFVPVQTGLDWNTVVSNESLVGRNLIQNSVNDARKSTDSQAYNWETNKWYGFDGASWVSASPEYIAYCIDPRNFLNENQIFQFETLEYAGYQNAAGVQSVLSNTFMAGNYTDTDGAVRSYADTFVEIGSNVGVSPYHLASRCKQEQGVRGTSDLISGRYSNYAGYYNYFNVRAFTTGSASAIVNGLEYAKLQGWNSIYKSIAGGSSVVADNYVKKGQNTIYFEKFNVVYTNSLYAHQYMTNVQAAMSEGTNMGKAYTDKNQAFVFRIPVYQNMPESAVTFADKGNPNNWLSSITVDGYALTPAFSGANTSYSLVVPDSAASINVGATAVAGTSTVSGTGNYSLNYGDNTIQITCISQSGDSRTYTLIVARAGGSAGGTIQVADDAAITPSYPIGTYVTGIEPGTSASTVASGIGTQNCTVKILNADGSENTQTVGTGNKLAVYVGDTLVQQYEIVVYGDINGDGKVSNLDLVLMQKQILGIESQSGSRLEAANVSKDGGISNKDLVILQKHILGISQIDQ from the coding sequence ATGAATCACTTTATATATAGAAAGAAGAGAAAGATATTGCTGGCGGCAATCAGCATGGGAGTGCTTGCTGCCAGCATATCTGCTTTTCACGGCCCCGAAGCCGTATATGCGTACACGGCGACGGCGGGAACGATCAATGACGGACCGGTGAAGGTGCGCAACGCACCGGTGACCGGGGATAAGCTGACACTGCTCTATCCGGGAAATGCGGTGACAGTAACTGATGAGACGGCAGGATCAGACGGGTATACATGGTACCAGATCCAGATGTCGGATGGTGTAACCGGTTATATACGCTCGGATTTTGTGACGCTTCAGGGCACGGATTCTTCTGCGGGACAGACGAATGCGGACAGCAGTGCAGGTGGGACAAACGGGGTGGTGCAGAACACGGAAAAAGGTGTTTATGTGCGCTCGGGAGCGGGAACGTCCTACTCTGTGGTGACAAAGGTATACAAAGGACAGGCTGTGAATGTGGGCGAGCTGGTCTCGGCGGGCGGAATGAACTGGTACAGTGTGACGCTCGTGGTCGGAGGCGCCTCCTATTCCGGGTGGATTTGTGCGGACTATGTAGCCGTGAACGGTCAGACGTCAGACGACCAGTCGCAGGGAGAGACGACCGGTGTCACGGACAGCGAGTATGAGGCGGCGCTTGCGGCAGCGGGTTTTCCGGCAAGCTATTGCAGCGCACTGGCATCCCTGCATCAGAAGTATCCGAACTGGCAGTTTGTGCCGGTGCAGACGGGACTTGACTGGAATACGGTGGTATCGAATGAGAGTCTGGTCGGAAGAAACCTGATCCAGAATTCCGTGAATGACGCAAGAAAATCGACGGACAGTCAGGCGTATAACTGGGAGACCAACAAGTGGTACGGGTTTGACGGGGCAAGCTGGGTGTCGGCGTCTCCGGAATATATCGCATACTGCATCGATCCCAGAAATTTTCTTAACGAGAATCAGATCTTTCAGTTTGAAACGTTGGAATATGCAGGCTATCAGAACGCAGCGGGTGTGCAGAGCGTTCTTTCCAATACATTTATGGCAGGCAATTATACCGATACGGACGGAGCGGTTCGCAGCTATGCGGATACGTTTGTGGAGATCGGCTCCAATGTGGGCGTGAGCCCTTACCACCTGGCATCCCGCTGTAAGCAGGAGCAGGGCGTGCGGGGGACGAGCGATCTGATTTCGGGACGATATTCCAACTATGCAGGCTATTATAACTACTTTAACGTCCGTGCGTTTACGACGGGCAGCGCGTCGGCGATTGTGAACGGACTGGAATATGCGAAGTTGCAGGGATGGAACTCCATCTACAAGTCGATTGCGGGTGGATCATCGGTTGTGGCTGATAATTATGTGAAAAAAGGGCAGAATACCATTTACTTTGAAAAATTTAACGTTGTCTATACCAATAGTCTTTACGCACATCAGTACATGACCAATGTGCAGGCGGCGATGAGTGAGGGCACCAATATGGGAAAAGCCTACACGGACAAGAACCAGGCGTTTGTTTTCCGCATTCCGGTCTATCAGAACATGCCGGAGAGCGCAGTGACGTTTGCGGACAAGGGGAATCCGAACAACTGGCTTTCCTCGATCACGGTGGACGGATATGCGCTGACACCGGCATTTTCCGGTGCGAATACCTCCTATTCCCTGGTCGTTCCGGACAGCGCGGCTTCGATCAATGTGGGAGCGACGGCGGTGGCGGGAACGTCAACCGTTTCCGGTACTGGAAATTATTCGCTGAATTATGGAGATAATACGATTCAGATTACCTGCATCTCGCAGAGCGGAGATTCGCGCACTTACACGCTGATCGTGGCAAGAGCGGGGGGCAGTGCCGGCGGAACCATTCAGGTGGCGGATGACGCGGCGATTACGCCATCCTATCCGATCGGAACCTATGTGACGGGAATTGAGCCTGGAACAAGCGCATCCACAGTCGCATCGGGAATCGGAACCCAGAACTGTACCGTAAAGATTCTGAATGCAGACGGCAGTGAGAATACACAGACGGTGGGAACGGGCAACAAGCTGGCAGTGTATGTCGGCGACACGCTCGTGCAGCAGTATGAGATTGTGGTATATGGAGATATCAACGGTGACGGAAAGGTTTCCAATCTGGATCTGGTATTGATGCAGAAACAGATCCTTGGAATTGAAAGTCAGTCCGGCAGTCGTCTGGAAGCGGCAAACGTCAGCAAGGACGGCGGTATTTCCAATAAGGATCTGGTTATTTTACAAAAACACATACTGGGAATCTCACAGATTGATCAGTGA